In Thermococcus zilligii AN1, a genomic segment contains:
- a CDS encoding ThiF family adenylyltransferase produces the protein MLSEKDLQRYDRQIMVWGTEGQEKLKNATVAVVGVGGLGSPVAYYLAAAGVGRILLVDSEKPELSNLNRQILHWEEDLGKNPKPVSAAWKLRRFNSSIEIAPLVARITEENVDKLLKDADIIVDCLDSFKTRFILDDYSQRTGKPLVHGAVERTYGQVTTIVPGKTMSLREIFGNVREKEGKFPIIGATAAFVGSIQVMEVLKLITELGEPLLNKLLIVDLAYNTFEIINLKDSTKANP, from the coding sequence ATGCTCAGCGAGAAAGACCTCCAGAGGTATGATAGGCAGATAATGGTGTGGGGAACCGAAGGACAGGAAAAGCTGAAGAACGCCACTGTTGCTGTCGTCGGCGTCGGGGGCCTTGGATCCCCGGTGGCGTATTATCTGGCCGCGGCAGGAGTGGGCAGGATACTCTTAGTGGACTCGGAGAAGCCGGAGCTAAGCAACCTCAACAGACAGATACTCCACTGGGAGGAGGATCTGGGTAAGAACCCAAAACCCGTCTCGGCAGCATGGAAGCTCAGGAGATTCAACTCCTCAATCGAGATCGCCCCATTAGTGGCCAGGATAACCGAGGAAAACGTCGATAAGCTCCTAAAGGACGCGGACATCATAGTTGACTGCCTGGACAGTTTTAAGACCAGGTTCATACTCGACGATTACTCTCAGAGAACCGGAAAGCCCCTCGTTCACGGGGCCGTTGAGAGGACTTATGGCCAGGTGACAACGATAGTTCCCGGAAAAACCATGAGCCTGAGAGAAATCTTTGGAAACGTTAGGGAGAAGGAGGGCAAGTTCCCGATAATCGGGGCAACGGCGGCTTTCGTGGGTTCCATCCAGGTTATGGAAGTGCTAAAACTCATAACAGAACTTGGAGAACCCCTTCTCAACAAGCTACTGATAGTGGATCTTGCCTACAACACCTTTGAGATCATAAACCTGAAAGATTCCACGAAGGCGAACCCATAA
- a CDS encoding RNA-guided endonuclease InsQ/TnpB family protein, translating to MPSETVKLTAKFKLKETPEELDDLFSTYREIVNFLITYAFENKITSFYRLKKETYGGLRKKYSKLPSHYLYTACQMATAIFKSYRKRKKKGKAKGKPVFMKDVVMLDDHLFKLDLEAGVVKLSAPSGRVQLEFYSAKYHERFKDWRIGQAWLVRSKKGVFLNVVFSKDVEIREPEAFVGVDLNENNVTLSLPDWKFVQIITHEREVRTGYFVKRRRIQKKLRAGRKKEKLLEKYGERERNRLNDLYHKLANKIVELAGKYGGIALEDLAEIRNSIRYSAEMNGRLHRWSFRKLQSIIEYKAKLKGLRVVFVDPAFTSSLCPVCGGKLSPNGDRVLKCGCGFEGDRDVVGSWNIRLRGLKMWGVTVPPESQPMSRGWKVSRNDIYELYKSYG from the coding sequence ATGCCCTCAGAGACGGTTAAGCTCACGGCAAAATTCAAGCTGAAGGAAACGCCTGAGGAGTTAGATGACCTCTTCTCCACCTATCGTGAAATCGTGAATTTTCTAATCACCTACGCTTTCGAGAACAAGATAACCAGCTTTTACCGGCTGAAGAAGGAGACATACGGAGGCTTACGCAAGAAATACTCGAAACTGCCGAGCCATTACCTTTACACGGCCTGTCAAATGGCGACTGCAATATTCAAGAGTTACAGAAAGAGGAAAAAGAAGGGGAAAGCCAAGGGAAAACCGGTTTTCATGAAAGATGTTGTTATGCTCGATGACCACCTCTTCAAACTCGACCTTGAAGCTGGAGTGGTGAAACTCTCCGCCCCAAGCGGGAGGGTTCAACTGGAGTTTTATTCCGCAAAATACCACGAGCGGTTCAAGGACTGGAGGATTGGACAGGCCTGGCTTGTTAGAAGTAAAAAGGGCGTTTTCCTGAACGTGGTATTTTCTAAAGACGTTGAAATCAGAGAGCCTGAAGCCTTTGTTGGCGTGGATTTAAATGAGAATAACGTTACGCTCAGCCTTCCAGATTGGAAGTTCGTGCAAATCATCACTCACGAGCGGGAGGTTAGGACTGGTTACTTTGTAAAGCGGAGGAGGATTCAGAAGAAGCTGAGGGCGGGGAGGAAGAAGGAGAAACTTCTGGAAAAGTATGGTGAGAGGGAGAGGAACAGGCTGAACGATTTGTATCACAAGCTTGCCAATAAAATCGTCGAGCTGGCTGGGAAGTATGGTGGGATTGCCCTCGAAGACCTCGCGGAGATCAGGAACTCAATCAGGTATTCTGCTGAGATGAATGGTCGTCTTCACAGGTGGAGTTTTAGGAAACTCCAGTCAATTATCGAGTATAAGGCGAAGTTGAAGGGCCTTAGGGTTGTTTTCGTGGATCCCGCTTTCACTTCTTCCCTGTGCCCGGTGTGTGGGGGAAAACTAAGCCCGAATGGGGACAGGGTTTTGAAGTGTGGGTGTGGTTTTGAGGGCGATAGGGATGTTGTTGGGAGCTGGAATATTCGTTTGAGGGGCCTGAAGATGTGGGGTGTGACCGTTCCCCCCGAAAGCCAGCCGATGAGTAGAGGCTGGAAGGTCAGCCGTAACGACATTTACGAACTTTACAAAAGTTACGGCTAA
- the deoC gene encoding deoxyribose-phosphate aldolase produces the protein MDIAKYIDHTNLKPYATSEDIKRLCDEAIQYGFYAVCVNPYRVKLAREYLKEKKADVKVASVIGFPLGATPTEVKVFEAKKALEDGADELDMVINIGALKDRDYDYVRRDIEEVVKVAHEKGARVKVIIETCYLTEEEKVRACELAKEAGADFVKTSTGFGTGGATVDDVKLMRRVVGESMGVKASGGIRTYEQALAMIRAGANRIGTSSGVEIVGGAGNAD, from the coding sequence ATGGACATAGCTAAGTATATCGATCACACTAATCTCAAGCCCTATGCCACCTCTGAGGACATAAAGAGGCTCTGTGACGAGGCAATTCAGTATGGCTTCTACGCGGTCTGCGTCAATCCTTACCGGGTTAAGCTTGCCAGGGAGTACCTGAAAGAGAAGAAAGCGGACGTTAAAGTTGCCAGTGTGATAGGTTTCCCGCTCGGGGCAACTCCAACCGAGGTCAAGGTCTTCGAGGCGAAGAAAGCTTTGGAAGACGGTGCCGATGAGCTCGACATGGTCATCAACATCGGCGCGCTTAAGGACAGAGACTACGACTACGTGAGGAGGGACATCGAGGAGGTCGTTAAGGTCGCCCACGAAAAGGGAGCAAGGGTCAAAGTCATCATCGAGACCTGCTATTTAACTGAGGAGGAGAAGGTCAGGGCCTGCGAGCTGGCAAAGGAGGCCGGCGCCGATTTCGTTAAGACTTCCACGGGTTTTGGCACCGGGGGAGCGACGGTTGATGACGTTAAGTTAATGAGAAGGGTAGTCGGAGAAAGTATGGGTGTCAAAGCCTCTGGAGGCATAAGAACTTACGAGCAGGCGCTGGCCATGATAAGGGCAGGGGCCAACAGGATAGGCACCTCGAGTGGAGTTGAGATCGTGGGGGGAGCTGGGAATGCCGACTAA
- a CDS encoding family 4B encapsulin nanocompartment shell protein — protein sequence MPTKEEVLEIIERAAQELREEGLTPDILLAGQEFMKHASGAVDGLGLSVYVVKELEFDAVIADSRYLGQMRKASKRISIEPLLVEEDVWEEIEKL from the coding sequence ATGCCGACTAAGGAGGAGGTCCTTGAGATAATAGAGAGGGCGGCCCAAGAACTGAGGGAGGAGGGCCTCACACCGGACATCCTGCTGGCTGGGCAGGAGTTCATGAAGCACGCGAGCGGGGCAGTTGATGGTCTCGGGCTCTCCGTTTATGTGGTCAAGGAGCTCGAGTTCGATGCAGTCATAGCGGACTCCAGGTACCTCGGACAGATGAGAAAGGCCTCGAAGAGGATCTCCATAGAGCCCCTCCTCGTCGAGGAGGACGTCTGGGAGGAGATAGAAAAGCTTTGA
- a CDS encoding acetyl ornithine aminotransferase family protein, translated as MRVKGPQVKEIPGPKGREIIEKHHKYMATTTNDPNEYFLVIERAEGNYWIDVDGNRVLDFSSGIGVLNAGLRNPRVIEAVKRQLDLVIHAAGTDYYNPYQVQLAERLAGIAPGDFEKKVFLSNSGTEANEAALKIAKWSTNRKLFIAFIGAFHGRTHGTMSLTASKPVHRSRMFPTMPGVEHIPYPNPYRNPWHIDGYENPDELINRVLEYLEDYLFHHYVPPEEVAGIIFEPIQGEGGYVVPPKNFFKELKKVADKYGILLIDDEVQMGMGRTGKMWAIENFGIAPDIITVAKALGGGVPIGATIFRADLDFGKEGVHSNTFGGNALACAAALAVIDELQNGLMENARKLEPLFRERLEEMKEKYELVGDVRGIGLAWGLEFVKDRKTKEYAAKERNEIVVEALKMGLATLGCGKSSLRLIPPLTIDEEEAKIGLDIVEKAIHRVSERHGYKVH; from the coding sequence ATGCGGGTGAAGGGACCCCAGGTTAAAGAGATCCCCGGGCCGAAGGGGAGGGAAATAATAGAGAAGCACCACAAGTACATGGCCACCACGACGAACGACCCCAACGAGTACTTCCTCGTTATAGAGAGGGCCGAGGGCAACTACTGGATTGACGTCGATGGCAACAGGGTTCTCGACTTCTCATCCGGAATAGGCGTTCTGAACGCCGGCCTCAGGAACCCGAGGGTAATCGAGGCAGTGAAGAGGCAACTTGATCTTGTTATCCACGCCGCCGGAACTGACTACTACAACCCCTACCAGGTTCAGCTCGCGGAGAGGCTTGCAGGGATCGCCCCGGGCGACTTTGAGAAGAAGGTCTTCCTGAGCAACAGCGGAACCGAGGCAAACGAGGCGGCCCTCAAGATAGCCAAGTGGTCGACCAACAGGAAGCTCTTCATAGCCTTCATTGGGGCATTCCACGGGAGGACCCATGGAACGATGAGCCTCACGGCCAGCAAGCCCGTCCACAGGAGCAGGATGTTCCCGACGATGCCCGGCGTTGAACACATTCCCTACCCGAACCCCTACAGGAACCCCTGGCACATCGACGGCTACGAGAACCCGGACGAGCTCATAAACAGAGTCCTCGAGTACCTTGAGGATTACCTCTTCCACCACTACGTTCCGCCGGAGGAGGTTGCAGGAATAATCTTCGAGCCGATACAGGGCGAAGGCGGCTACGTAGTTCCGCCGAAGAACTTCTTCAAGGAACTCAAGAAGGTGGCCGACAAGTACGGTATACTCCTCATTGACGACGAGGTCCAGATGGGAATGGGAAGGACAGGGAAGATGTGGGCAATAGAGAACTTCGGCATCGCCCCGGACATAATAACTGTCGCCAAAGCCCTTGGGGGCGGTGTCCCGATAGGGGCCACCATATTCAGGGCTGACCTCGACTTTGGCAAGGAAGGAGTCCACAGCAACACCTTCGGCGGAAACGCCCTCGCCTGCGCGGCGGCTCTGGCCGTCATAGACGAGCTCCAGAACGGCCTCATGGAGAACGCCAGGAAGCTCGAACCGCTCTTCAGGGAGAGGCTTGAGGAGATGAAGGAGAAGTACGAGCTCGTTGGGGACGTCCGCGGCATTGGTCTTGCCTGGGGCCTTGAGTTCGTAAAGGACAGGAAGACCAAAGAGTATGCGGCAAAGGAGAGGAACGAGATAGTCGTGGAGGCCCTCAAGATGGGCCTGGCCACCCTCGGTTGCGGAAAGAGCTCCCTGAGGCTCATCCCGCCGCTGACCATCGATGAAGAGGAGGCCAAGATAGGCCTGGACATAGTGGAAAAGGCCATACACAGGGTCAGCGAGAGGCACGGCTACAAAGTTCACTGA
- the trxB gene encoding thioredoxin-disulfide reductase, with translation MFSLGGFSRGGEYENKTWDVLIIGAGPAGFTAAIYAARYGLETLIISKDLGGNMALTDLIENYPGFPEGISGSELARRMYEQVKKLGVDVVFDEVERIEPAGCAYYEGPCKFTVKTKNGREYKGRTIIIAVGAAPRKLNVPGEEEFTGRGVSYCATCDGPLFKGKKVVVVGGGNTALQEALYLKSIGVDVTLIHRRDTFRADKVLQDRFKESGIPAIFNTVVTEIKGTSKVEAVKLKNLVTGEEWEMKVDGVFIFAGYEPKTDFVKHLGITDEYGYIPVDMHMRTKIPGIFAAGDITNVFKQIAVAIGQGAIAANSAKELLDEWNSKVAE, from the coding sequence ATGTTCAGCCTTGGGGGATTTTCACGCGGTGGTGAGTACGAGAACAAAACATGGGACGTGCTCATAATTGGAGCGGGGCCGGCAGGCTTCACGGCGGCGATATACGCGGCCCGCTACGGCCTGGAGACCCTCATCATAAGCAAAGACCTCGGCGGAAACATGGCGCTGACGGACCTCATAGAGAACTACCCTGGATTTCCCGAAGGGATAAGCGGTTCAGAGCTGGCAAGGAGGATGTACGAGCAGGTCAAGAAGCTGGGAGTTGATGTAGTCTTCGACGAGGTGGAGAGGATTGAGCCGGCGGGGTGCGCCTACTACGAGGGGCCGTGCAAGTTCACGGTAAAGACAAAGAACGGCAGGGAGTACAAAGGCAGGACGATAATCATAGCCGTTGGGGCCGCGCCGAGGAAGCTCAACGTTCCAGGGGAAGAGGAGTTCACTGGAAGGGGTGTCTCCTACTGCGCCACCTGCGACGGCCCGCTCTTCAAGGGCAAGAAGGTCGTGGTAGTCGGCGGCGGAAACACGGCCCTTCAGGAGGCGTTATATCTGAAGAGCATAGGCGTTGACGTCACGCTAATCCACAGGCGCGACACGTTCAGGGCCGACAAGGTACTCCAGGACCGCTTTAAGGAGAGCGGCATTCCAGCAATATTCAACACCGTCGTGACGGAGATCAAGGGAACCAGCAAGGTCGAGGCGGTTAAGCTCAAGAACCTCGTCACCGGGGAGGAGTGGGAGATGAAGGTCGACGGTGTCTTCATCTTCGCCGGCTACGAGCCGAAGACGGACTTCGTCAAGCACCTCGGGATAACGGATGAGTACGGCTACATTCCGGTGGACATGCACATGCGCACAAAGATTCCGGGAATCTTCGCCGCCGGGGACATAACCAACGTCTTCAAGCAGATAGCGGTCGCCATAGGCCAGGGGGCGATAGCGGCCAACTCCGCCAAGGAGCTACTCGACGAGTGGAACTCGAAGGTTGCCGAGTGA
- a CDS encoding metal-dependent hydrolase has translation MPNYDAHLLSGILTYPLAVALAGILKEYSGIPFEFSPIALILGYALYVLGSDLPDMDHPDALLHRGTKPIVAVAVGSAVYLQALHLFSFSEEWLNQTAAWGVGAVGALSGWFGFTWLMPRHRGVVHSLLFAAVYGLLAYLLGTFGLRMTAGESLYLSLAAFLGYTLHLLLDGSLKLL, from the coding sequence ATGCCCAACTACGATGCCCATTTGCTCTCCGGAATACTCACCTACCCGCTCGCCGTGGCCCTCGCGGGAATACTCAAGGAGTACTCCGGAATCCCCTTTGAGTTCAGTCCGATTGCCCTCATCCTCGGTTACGCACTCTACGTTCTCGGAAGCGATCTGCCGGACATGGATCACCCGGACGCGCTGCTCCACAGGGGGACGAAGCCCATAGTGGCTGTTGCAGTAGGGAGCGCCGTTTACCTCCAGGCCCTTCACCTGTTCAGCTTTAGCGAGGAATGGCTCAACCAGACGGCCGCCTGGGGTGTGGGAGCTGTTGGAGCATTGAGCGGCTGGTTTGGCTTCACCTGGCTGATGCCAAGGCACAGGGGGGTGGTTCACTCCCTCCTCTTCGCCGCTGTATACGGCCTCTTAGCTTACCTGCTGGGGACCTTCGGGCTAAGGATGACAGCGGGGGAGAGCCTCTACCTAAGCCTCGCGGCGTTCCTGGGTTACACCCTGCACCTCTTGCTGGACGGTTCCCTCAAGCTCCTCTGA
- a CDS encoding AAA family ATPase translates to MESQELKVYPVQTYEIYGLSKNPFEQLASEGIEEVEAIHVYQEVDMRLSMILSEVIGNKSSIALSIVGPLGMGKTQRLKSIAKAIEKEGGKAVYVKVDTSDILKLTRDIFYALNPPKSRTNIFLENLSRKLGFIDRLEKMLSDTKEYKSRDIAELLVEQLKRYPYSALLLDELENMQGAREQEKIQFFEMLRHVISTMPPGCVVAFASVPEAYEEYSKIFPAFFMRLHYEFKLRPMSVEETFELVKKRLNRVRVRDTDDPLYPFTEEAIRLIHDLAKGNPRQILRLLHYVLSEAAKRAFDPIDELVVTTILEEPKSLEEYLRRIPKDYRDLVEAIVYKFNGGPVSYITLAKELKKPANQVYEALNRLVTIGFLVGDPGGNYKVPYYVRKFLGAGEAEEKTG, encoded by the coding sequence ATGGAGAGCCAGGAACTTAAAGTTTATCCCGTTCAAACGTACGAGATATACGGCCTCTCGAAGAACCCCTTCGAACAGCTGGCGAGCGAGGGCATAGAGGAGGTCGAGGCCATTCACGTTTACCAGGAGGTCGACATGAGGCTCTCGATGATTCTCTCTGAGGTAATCGGCAACAAAAGCTCCATAGCCCTCAGCATAGTGGGGCCCCTTGGGATGGGGAAGACCCAGAGGCTGAAGAGCATCGCCAAGGCAATAGAGAAGGAGGGTGGAAAGGCAGTATACGTCAAAGTTGACACCAGCGACATTTTAAAGCTCACGCGCGACATCTTCTACGCCTTAAACCCGCCGAAGAGCAGGACGAACATATTCCTCGAAAACCTGAGCAGGAAGCTTGGCTTCATCGACAGGCTGGAGAAAATGTTGAGCGACACGAAGGAGTACAAGAGCAGGGACATAGCCGAGCTCCTCGTTGAGCAGCTAAAGAGGTACCCCTACTCGGCCCTCCTCCTGGATGAGCTCGAGAACATGCAGGGGGCCAGGGAACAGGAGAAGATACAGTTCTTCGAGATGCTGAGGCATGTTATAAGCACCATGCCCCCGGGCTGTGTAGTCGCCTTCGCCTCGGTTCCAGAGGCTTACGAGGAGTATTCCAAGATTTTCCCGGCCTTCTTCATGCGCCTCCACTACGAGTTCAAGCTGAGGCCTATGAGCGTGGAAGAGACCTTCGAGCTCGTGAAGAAGAGGCTCAACAGGGTCAGGGTAAGAGACACTGACGATCCGCTTTACCCGTTTACAGAGGAGGCGATAAGACTAATCCACGACCTTGCGAAGGGCAACCCGAGGCAGATCCTGAGGCTCCTCCACTACGTGCTCAGTGAAGCGGCCAAGAGGGCGTTCGACCCAATAGACGAACTGGTGGTGACCACCATCCTCGAGGAACCCAAGAGCCTCGAGGAGTACCTCAGAAGGATTCCAAAGGACTACCGCGACCTGGTTGAGGCCATAGTTTACAAGTTCAACGGCGGGCCTGTTAGCTACATCACCCTTGCCAAAGAGCTGAAAAAGCCTGCCAACCAGGTTTATGAGGCCCTCAACAGGCTCGTGACTATAGGCTTCCTCGTTGGCGACCCTGGAGGGAACTACAAGGTTCCTTACTACGTTAGAAAATTCCTGGGGGCGGGGGAGGCCGAGGAGAAGACGGGGTGA
- a CDS encoding THUMP domain-containing protein, which yields MVVLIVTCPPGREGDAILELEWALGKVHVRGTDWGGVLIAETPLGKDEAIKRLLSFETQALQRVTPLDYLLPAGIEEMEEKAVELMKGKTGTFAVRAKVRGNKKLGEKEIERALGSRIVKELDLRVDLSRPDWVVAVEVIGKKAGLGVLRGDEILKFEVKD from the coding sequence ATGGTGGTTCTTATCGTGACCTGTCCCCCCGGAAGGGAGGGAGACGCGATACTCGAACTGGAATGGGCCCTCGGGAAGGTTCACGTCAGGGGGACGGACTGGGGAGGGGTCCTCATAGCTGAAACGCCGCTGGGTAAGGACGAGGCAATAAAAAGGCTTCTCTCCTTCGAAACGCAGGCGCTCCAGAGGGTTACCCCGCTCGACTATCTCCTGCCCGCTGGAATTGAGGAGATGGAGGAGAAGGCCGTTGAGCTCATGAAAGGGAAAACCGGAACCTTCGCGGTTAGGGCAAAGGTGAGGGGGAACAAAAAGCTCGGTGAGAAGGAGATCGAGAGGGCCCTGGGTTCCAGGATCGTGAAGGAGCTTGACTTGAGAGTTGACCTCTCCAGACCCGACTGGGTGGTGGCGGTTGAGGTCATTGGAAAGAAAGCCGGGTTGGGCGTCCTCAGGGGAGATGAGATCCTGAAGTTTGAAGTTAAGGACTGA
- a CDS encoding carboxypeptidase M32 produces MESVFQNETVRQILGKYRRIWAIGHAQSVLSWDMEVNMPGEGILERSVAQGELSVLSQEFLLRPEFVELVEKAKGLELNEYERGVVRVLDRSIRISKSFPPEFLRERSEVTSQATKAWEEAKRSNDYSKFEPWLDKIIDLAKRAADYLGYDNEPYDALLDLFEEGLTTREVEKMFGKLERELEPLLEKIMEEGKVPQNHPLEKEKYEREAMEKVNLWILRKFGFPLGVRSRLDVSAHPFTIEFGIRDVRITTRYEGHDFRRTILSTVHEFGHALYELQQDERFMFTPIAGGVSLGVHESQSRFWENIIGRSREFAGLIYPVLKENLPFMGNYTPEDVYLYFNMVRPDFIRTEADVVTYNFHILLRFKLERMMLNEGVKARDLPELWNEEMERLLGIKPKSYAEGILQDIHWAHGTIGYFPTYSIGTLLAAQIYYHIKRDIPDFEEKVAKAEFEPIKAWLRERIHRYGSIYPPKELLRKAIGEELNPEYFIRWVKERYL; encoded by the coding sequence ATGGAGAGCGTCTTCCAGAACGAGACCGTGAGGCAGATCCTTGGGAAGTACAGGCGCATCTGGGCCATCGGCCACGCCCAGAGCGTCCTCAGCTGGGACATGGAGGTCAACATGCCGGGGGAGGGGATCCTCGAGAGGAGCGTTGCCCAGGGCGAATTAAGCGTCCTCAGCCAGGAGTTCCTCCTCAGGCCGGAGTTCGTGGAGCTCGTGGAGAAGGCCAAGGGGCTGGAGCTCAACGAGTACGAGCGCGGTGTAGTTAGAGTCCTCGACCGCTCGATAAGGATAAGCAAGTCCTTCCCGCCCGAGTTCCTCAGGGAGAGGAGCGAGGTTACAAGCCAGGCCACCAAAGCCTGGGAAGAGGCAAAGAGGAGCAACGATTACTCCAAGTTCGAGCCCTGGCTTGATAAAATAATAGATCTGGCAAAGCGCGCCGCTGACTACCTCGGCTATGATAACGAGCCCTACGATGCCCTGCTCGACCTCTTCGAGGAGGGCTTAACCACCAGAGAAGTCGAGAAAATGTTCGGCAAGCTCGAGAGGGAGCTCGAGCCGCTCCTTGAGAAAATCATGGAGGAAGGCAAAGTCCCCCAGAACCACCCGCTCGAGAAGGAGAAGTACGAGAGGGAAGCCATGGAGAAGGTAAACCTCTGGATCCTCAGGAAGTTCGGCTTCCCGCTCGGCGTTCGCTCAAGGCTCGACGTTTCCGCCCACCCGTTCACAATCGAGTTCGGCATAAGGGACGTCAGGATCACCACCAGGTACGAGGGCCACGACTTCAGGAGGACGATATTAAGCACAGTCCACGAGTTCGGCCATGCCCTCTACGAGCTCCAGCAGGACGAGAGGTTCATGTTTACGCCGATAGCCGGGGGAGTAAGCCTCGGAGTCCACGAGAGCCAGAGCAGGTTCTGGGAGAACATAATCGGCAGGTCGAGGGAGTTCGCTGGCCTAATATACCCGGTGCTTAAGGAGAACCTCCCGTTCATGGGCAACTACACGCCAGAGGATGTGTACCTCTACTTCAACATGGTCAGGCCGGACTTCATAAGAACCGAGGCGGACGTGGTGACCTACAACTTCCACATACTCCTCCGCTTCAAGCTCGAGAGGATGATGCTCAACGAGGGCGTTAAGGCCAGGGACCTGCCCGAGCTCTGGAACGAGGAGATGGAGCGTCTTTTGGGTATAAAGCCGAAGAGCTACGCTGAGGGAATCCTCCAGGACATCCACTGGGCGCACGGAACGATAGGTTACTTCCCGACCTACAGCATCGGAACCCTCCTCGCGGCCCAGATATACTACCACATCAAGCGCGACATCCCGGACTTCGAGGAGAAGGTGGCCAAAGCCGAGTTCGAGCCGATAAAGGCCTGGCTGAGGGAGAGGATCCACAGGTACGGCTCCATTTATCCGCCCAAGGAGCTCCTCAGGAAGGCCATCGGCGAGGAGCTGAACCCGGAGTACTTCATAAGGTGGGTGAAGGAGAGGTATCTGTGA
- a CDS encoding carbohydrate kinase family protein, with the protein MGFDLVVLGHVSIDHIRMPGKPEVILPGGAAAAVATSAALAGARVGLVTKVGEDFPREWLEKLASILDVRGVHVLPGKTIHIYMIYHEDGSVDAPVEMGVAEKMGETPIPGEYMGAKFFHIAPIPPEEQLKALRRLEGKRISIDFNPTYMEDYRRRTDLMREIVSRVDVLFPNEREALTIAKAKTVEEAARRLHEWGAKLVVIKRGGRGVLLYDGEFREFAALPIEEKEIIDPTGAGDAFAGGFLARYSRGKPLEECVRLGLERAREVLKKEGSWSV; encoded by the coding sequence ATGGGGTTCGACCTGGTGGTGCTCGGTCACGTCTCAATCGACCACATACGCATGCCCGGAAAACCCGAGGTGATACTCCCGGGGGGTGCCGCGGCGGCCGTCGCCACTTCTGCAGCTCTTGCAGGTGCAAGGGTGGGGCTTGTTACGAAGGTTGGGGAGGACTTTCCGAGGGAGTGGCTTGAAAAGCTGGCCTCAATCCTGGATGTCAGGGGCGTCCACGTTCTCCCGGGCAAAACGATACACATCTACATGATTTACCACGAGGACGGGAGCGTTGATGCCCCTGTCGAGATGGGGGTGGCGGAGAAAATGGGAGAAACCCCGATTCCCGGGGAGTACATGGGGGCAAAATTCTTCCACATAGCCCCGATTCCTCCCGAGGAACAGCTGAAGGCCCTGAGGAGGCTTGAGGGGAAGAGGATAAGCATCGACTTCAACCCAACTTACATGGAGGACTACCGGAGAAGGACCGACCTCATGAGGGAGATAGTTTCCCGCGTTGACGTTCTCTTCCCAAACGAGAGGGAGGCTTTGACCATAGCGAAGGCTAAAACTGTTGAAGAGGCCGCGAGGAGGCTCCACGAGTGGGGGGCAAAGCTGGTCGTGATAAAACGCGGCGGGAGGGGAGTTCTGCTCTACGACGGCGAGTTTAGAGAGTTCGCGGCACTTCCCATAGAGGAGAAGGAGATAATAGACCCAACCGGGGCTGGAGATGCCTTTGCGGGCGGCTTCCTCGCCCGCTACTCGCGCGGGAAACCTCTTGAGGAGTGCGTAAGACTCGGCCTCGAGAGGGCCAGGGAAGTCCTGAAAAAGGAGGGGAGCTGGAGCGTTTAG